The following nucleotide sequence is from Anaerococcus sp. Marseille-Q7828.
TTGAAAAGACTTGGGACTTTCTATCATCTTGCCATTGATGACTGTCCCATTGTCAAGCATATCTTTCATATCTACTAAACAACAGTTAAATATTGGTTGAATTAGGTAGTCAAGGTCGTGGATATGAATTGCACCTGATTCGTGAGCCTCTACCAAATCAGCAGGTATAAGCTTTCTTTTTGCTATATCTTTTGCGACTTCTCCAGCTATCAAATCCCTTTGGGTAGATGCAATTACAGGATTCTTATTAGAATTTTCCTCCATTACATCTATATTTGTCATATTTAAAAGAGATAATATGTCTTTATCGGAAGTGTTTTGCTCTCTTTTGTATGTTTGTATAGACTTGTAGGATTCATAGGCTCTGGCTGTTGCTGGATTACTTCTTTCAATTAATTTATAATAAACTAATTCTTCTATGTCATAAATGGATATTTCTTTATCTTTAACTTCATTTTTAATCTCATTTGCTATTTCACTTGCTTGATTTTCTATGTATATACCACTAGGGCTTTTCATTGCTTTTTCTATAGCTATTACAATTTTTTCTGTATTGAATTCAGTTTTTCTACCGTCTCTTTTTATTACTTCAGTCATATTTACCCCTCCAATTTCTATAAAAGTATACCATATGTAGTGTTATTTGTAAATGACATACTATATATAGTGTTTTGCTAGGGTATAAAAAACGGGCCGTAAAGCCCGTCCTTATCAAACTCTGAAAGTTAATTCATTTTTTTCTCCAAGATCTAGTATTGCCTTATCTTTTGCTTTTACTTTGCCTTCAATAATGAGCTTACCTAGTTTTGTTTCAACATTCTTTTGTAGGTATCTTTTTACTGGTCTTGCACCATAGTCTACATCGTAAGAATTATCAAGAATATATTCCTTAGCTCTTGGAGTTATATCCAAGTCTATATTTAAGTCCTTTAGTCTCTTTCTAATATCAGACACTTGTAAGTCTATAATCTTATAAACTTGATCGCTAGTTAATGGGCTAAACATTACTATATCATCAATACGGTTTAAGAATTCTGGTTTAAAAGAAGTTCTTAAAGCTTCTTCTACTAATTTTTGATTCATATCATCAATGCTACCATCATCTTTTAGACCATCTAATAAATATTGGCTTCCTATATTTGAAGTCATTATTATAATAGTATTTTTAAAGTCTACTGTCCTACCCATACTATCAGTTAATCTGCCATCATCTAGGACTTGTAATAATATATTAAATACATCAGGATGAGCTTTTTCAATCTCATCAAATAAGATAACGGCATAAGGCATACGGCGTACTGCTTCTGTTAGTTGGCCACCTTCTTCATAACCTACATAACCTGGAGCTGCACCTATAAGTCTTGATACTGAGTATTTTTCCATATATTCACTCATATCAATTCTTATCATATGGTTCTCGTCATCAAACATTGCTTCAGATAATGCCTTTGCAAGTTCTGTCTTACCAACACCAGTTGGACCTAAGAATATAAAAGACCCAATTGGTTTAGATGCATCCTTTAGTCCACTTCTAGCACGAATTATAGCTTCTGAAACAGCTTCTACTGCTTGATCTTGGCCTATTACTCTTTGATGAAGCTTATCAGGCAAAGATAGTATCTTTTCTCTTTCACTTTCTACAAGTTTTGATACTGGTATTCCTGTCCAATTGCTTACAACATCAGCAACATCTTCGTCAGTTACCACTTCTTTAATAGAATCTTCATTATCATTTTGTGATAAGTCACTAGCTTTCTTTAATTTTTCTTCAAGACCTGGAAGAGTTCCATATCTAAGTTCAGAAAGTTTCTCAAAGTCATAGTTACGTTCTGCCTTATCAATTTCAACCTTTACCTTGTCTATTTCTTCTTTGATATTTTTTACATCATCAATTGAAGATTTTTGTTCTTTCCATTTTAAAAAGTCCGAATCGTATTTTTCTGATAGGTCAGCTAATTCTTTTTCTAGAATATTTAATCTCTCTTTTGAAGATTCATCCTCTTCTTTTTTAAGAGCAGTGATTTCTATTTGCAATTGCAATAATTTTCTCTTTGCCTCATCAAGATAAGTTGGCATTGTATCAATTTCTGTACGAACTGTAGCACAAGCCTCATCCATAAGGTCTATGGCCTTATCTGGAAGAAATCTGTCGGTGATGTATCTATCAGATAATTGGGCTGCGGCTATTACGGCACTATCTTGTATTCTAATACCGTGGAAGATTTCGTACTTGTCTTTGATGCCTCTTAGGATACTTATAGTATCTTCTACACTCGGTTCATTGACCATTACTTTTTGGAAACGTCTTTCAAGCGCTCCATCTTTTTCAATATATTCACGGTATTCGTTTAGGGTTGTTGCTCCGA
It contains:
- the clpB gene encoding ATP-dependent chaperone ClpB, giving the protein MDYKKFTQKSLEAINDANSIAIKNSNPEVNEIHLNYASIENSDSIVAQVIKTMDVDFNAYRNEIRDLVERLPQASGGSDIYPTQTFTRILLKSEDEAKAMGDSFVSLEHIFLALLNEKTKVSDINKRYGLTYKIFKNSIEKVRKGQKVTSDNPEETNNPLEKFGRDLTQEAREGKIDPVIGRDSEIRNALRILSRRKKNNPVLIGNPGVGKTAIVEGLAQRIVNNDVPEPLQGRTIFSLDMGSLVAGAKYRGQFEERLKAVLEEVQNSDGQIIMFIDEIHTLVGAGKSEGAMDASNIMKPMLARGEIKVIGATTLNEYREYIEKDGALERRFQKVMVNEPSVEDTISILRGIKDKYEIFHGIRIQDSAVIAAAQLSDRYITDRFLPDKAIDLMDEACATVRTEIDTMPTYLDEAKRKLLQLQIEITALKKEEDESSKERLNILEKELADLSEKYDSDFLKWKEQKSSIDDVKNIKEEIDKVKVEIDKAERNYDFEKLSELRYGTLPGLEEKLKKASDLSQNDNEDSIKEVVTDEDVADVVSNWTGIPVSKLVESEREKILSLPDKLHQRVIGQDQAVEAVSEAIIRARSGLKDASKPIGSFIFLGPTGVGKTELAKALSEAMFDDENHMIRIDMSEYMEKYSVSRLIGAAPGYVGYEEGGQLTEAVRRMPYAVILFDEIEKAHPDVFNILLQVLDDGRLTDSMGRTVDFKNTIIIMTSNIGSQYLLDGLKDDGSIDDMNQKLVEEALRTSFKPEFLNRIDDIVMFSPLTSDQVYKIIDLQVSDIRKRLKDLNIDLDITPRAKEYILDNSYDVDYGARPVKRYLQKNVETKLGKLIIEGKVKAKDKAILDLGEKNELTFRV